In one window of Candidatus Binatia bacterium DNA:
- a CDS encoding lysophospholipid acyltransferase family protein, with translation MNLAPFAGIIAAGARLISGVQVTWRDGTPPERQSIFFANHTSHLDFVVLWSSLPRRLRKQTRPVAAQDYWERGLRRAMAVDVFNAILIPRGQGGASREVSARDTIDRIAVEMGDRYSLIIFPEGTRGTGEVVGAFKSGLYYLCLRKPELSLIPAYIENLNRILPKGEFLPVPFISRVTLGSASFIEPAESKEHFLTRMRDALCVLQPR, from the coding sequence TTGAATCTGGCGCCTTTCGCGGGCATCATCGCCGCCGGCGCACGGCTGATCAGCGGCGTGCAGGTGACCTGGCGTGATGGAACGCCGCCCGAACGGCAGAGCATCTTTTTCGCGAATCATACCAGCCATCTCGACTTCGTCGTGCTGTGGTCGTCGTTGCCGCGCAGGCTACGGAAGCAGACGCGGCCCGTCGCCGCGCAAGACTATTGGGAACGCGGGCTGCGCCGCGCGATGGCCGTAGACGTGTTCAACGCGATTCTGATACCGCGCGGCCAGGGCGGGGCGAGCCGCGAGGTCAGCGCTCGTGACACGATCGACCGCATCGCAGTTGAGATGGGCGATCGGTATTCGCTGATCATCTTTCCGGAGGGCACGCGCGGCACCGGCGAGGTCGTCGGCGCATTCAAGAGCGGGCTCTACTACCTGTGCCTGCGCAAGCCGGAGCTCTCGCTAATTCCCGCCTACATCGAAAACCTCAACCGTATCCTGCCGAAGGGAGAGTTCTTACCCGTGCCGTTTATCAGCCGAGTCACCCTTGGTTCGGCCTCGTTCATCGAGCCGGCGGAATCGAAGGAGCACTTCCTCACGCGGATGCGCGACGCGCTGTGCGTGCTGCAGCCGCGATGA
- a CDS encoding CDP-alcohol phosphatidyltransferase family protein, whose amino-acid sequence MTPDPKRRPLATRERGWAKALARALNAAHISPDAISIASLVFAVGAAAALWASGQSFGVARAIELLAAAALIQLRLLCNMLDGMVAVEGGHRTPHGELFNDMPDRFADLAILVGAGYSLTAFTWGRELGWIAGVLAVLTAYARVLGASMGARHYFIGPLAKPQRMAVMTVACVLSVFEPLLGWRGQIVALALVIVAIGSLVTLLRRTLRIVAEVNAR is encoded by the coding sequence TTGACGCCTGATCCCAAGCGCCGTCCGCTCGCGACGCGGGAGCGCGGGTGGGCGAAGGCGCTGGCGCGTGCGCTCAACGCCGCGCATATCTCTCCCGACGCGATCTCGATAGCGAGTCTCGTCTTCGCGGTCGGCGCTGCGGCCGCGCTGTGGGCGAGCGGGCAGAGCTTCGGCGTCGCGCGCGCGATCGAGCTCCTCGCGGCGGCCGCGCTGATCCAGCTGCGCCTGTTGTGCAACATGCTCGACGGCATGGTCGCAGTCGAGGGCGGACACCGGACGCCGCACGGCGAGCTCTTCAACGACATGCCGGATCGTTTTGCGGACCTCGCGATCTTGGTCGGCGCGGGCTACTCTCTCACCGCCTTCACATGGGGGCGCGAGCTGGGGTGGATCGCCGGCGTGCTCGCAGTGCTCACCGCGTATGCGCGCGTGCTCGGCGCGTCGATGGGCGCGCGGCACTACTTCATCGGCCCGCTGGCCAAGCCGCAGCGCATGGCGGTGATGACCGTCGCCTGCGTGCTCTCGGTCTTCGAGCCGCTGCTGGGTTGGCGCGGCCAGATCGTCGCGCTCGCGCTCGTGATCGTGGCGATCGGGTCGCTCGTCACGCTCCTGCGGCGCACGCTGCGCATCGTCGCCGAGGTCAACGCGCGTTGA
- a CDS encoding YdeI/OmpD-associated family protein, which yields MLRFKARLARHSQAAKSSSSTALNVPEAVGKKLRGMATIEGTINGHPFRAPIDTNASGSSSLRVNKAMLAGSGAGVGDTVSLAILGPEPKLKIPADLRAAFAASHAAQALWKDLATLAQRDWVRWIEGAKTPETRGRRITRTIEQLAEGKRRPCCVNFYEYMLLHVDKNKSRRKSHV from the coding sequence GTGCTGCGCTTCAAGGCGCGGCTCGCTCGGCATTCGCAAGCGGCGAAGAGCAGTTCCTCGACCGCGCTGAACGTCCCGGAAGCGGTCGGTAAGAAACTGCGCGGGATGGCTACGATCGAAGGCACTATTAACGGTCATCCCTTCCGAGCGCCGATAGACACGAACGCGTCCGGAAGTAGCTCGCTGCGCGTGAACAAAGCGATGCTCGCGGGCTCCGGTGCCGGCGTCGGCGACACGGTGAGTCTCGCCATCTTAGGACCCGAGCCGAAGCTCAAAATCCCAGCCGATCTCCGCGCCGCCTTCGCCGCATCTCACGCGGCCCAAGCGTTGTGGAAGGACCTCGCGACGCTCGCCCAGCGCGACTGGGTTCGCTGGATCGAGGGAGCCAAGACACCCGAGACACGAGGCCGCCGGATCACGCGAACGATCGAACAGCTTGCTGAGGGAAAACGGCGCCCCTGCTGCGTGAACTTCTACGAATATATGCTGCTGCACGTCGATAAGAATAAGAGTAGACGCAAGAGCCACGTCTAG
- the ssb gene encoding single-stranded DNA-binding protein, with amino-acid sequence MSASFNRVILVGNLTRDPEIRYVNSGSAVTKFRIAVNPNKRDAKPEDTMYVDIVAWERLAETCNTYLKKGSPVLVEGRLSIRSYDDTKLKDESGQPIRRTATEVVISGMQMLSSRRDDADSGDRGYNGGGRSQAPAQAPAAGGSDNVGDELEDEIPF; translated from the coding sequence TCAACAGGGTGATCTTGGTCGGAAACCTGACACGCGATCCGGAGATACGCTACGTCAACTCCGGATCGGCAGTCACGAAGTTTCGCATCGCCGTGAATCCGAACAAGCGCGACGCCAAGCCCGAAGACACGATGTACGTGGACATCGTCGCCTGGGAGCGGCTCGCTGAGACTTGCAACACCTATCTCAAGAAGGGTAGCCCGGTGCTCGTCGAGGGCCGGCTCTCGATCCGCTCGTACGACGATACGAAGCTCAAGGACGAGAGCGGCCAGCCGATCCGCCGAACCGCGACCGAGGTCGTGATCTCGGGCATGCAGATGCTCTCGTCGCGCCGCGACGACGCCGACTCGGGTGACCGCGGATACAACGGCGGCGGCCGAAGCCAAGCACCGGCGCAGGCGCCGGCCGCCGGTGGGTCCGACAACGTCGGCGACGAGCTCGAAGACGAGATCCCGTTTTAG